A genome region from Paralichthys olivaceus isolate ysfri-2021 chromosome 6, ASM2471397v2, whole genome shotgun sequence includes the following:
- the agap2 gene encoding arf-GAP with GTPase, ANK repeat and PH domain-containing protein 2 isoform X4: protein MNSNSKSVNSTAIKLEIKRHESLQSAIIRLSKQFERVEDQQLRSGLKVYLHSIQVNIANSQEWTLSRSIPELRLGILGSLKSGKSALVNKYITGSYAALEKPDGGRFKKEVLVDGQSHLLLIREEAGPPDAQFSSWVDAVILVFSLENEASFQDLYQLYSQLSTFRTDIPLIVVGTQDKISSTNPRVIEDQRARQLCVDVRHSLFYETCATYGFNVDRVFSEAAQKIVAQKKQAALQACKSLPNSPSHSGGSTPGSASLPGQTCNGPSSGGYAYSLPSTPVVGHRELRVAQGEGGGSINSRALRSIPRRPSLFKNRDSDKKAGDLRGVPIKQSILWKRSGSSLNKEWKKKYVTLSNNGTLSYHSSSSDYTQNIHGKDIDLLRVTVKVPGKRPPRAVAPAAPSPAAPGPLPRVNGLSKELTAADGTSTVPQLCPSTLSVVDDRSGGLSPQGGERGLQRCSSSLSTKAQSVDALEGTAGPFAGKDAGQSSPMSDRKKNRRKKSMNQKGDAAVGQAEAKRKMWKLKSFGSLRNINKTDEENADFIVVSFTGQTWHFEAQSLEDRDSWVSAIESQILASLQSCESGRNKARRSSQSEAVALQAIRNAKGNGLCVDCEAPNPTWASLNLGALICIECSGIHRNLGTHLSRVRSLDLDDWPGELTQVLAAIGNHMANSIWESCTQGRTKPTPSATREERESWIRAKYEQRAFVAPLQPTSGTQPPDDGPPVWLLSAVTERDLPRLLLLLAHSTKEWINAQPAGSTSPPRTALHAACHLGDVVMTQLLVWYGIDVKAKDNQGQTAMMMARKNGSKGCMDILHQHGCPSETSPTTATPVLSRRSSTASLGRTSSRKRVS from the exons ATGAACAGCAACAGTAAATCTGTGAACTCCACTGCCATAAAGTTAGAGATCAAGAGGCATGAATCCCTGCAGAGCGCCATCATCAGACTCTCCAAGCAGTTTGAAAGGGTCGAGGATCAGCAGCTGCGCTCGGGCCTCAAAGTTTACCTCCACAGTATCCAAG TGAACATCGCCAACAGCCAAGAGTGGACGCTGAGCAGATCCATCCCCGAGCTGAGGCTG GGCATTCTGGGAAGTCTGAAAAGCGGAAAGTCAGCGCTGGTGAACAAATACATCACAGGCAGTTATGCTGCGCTGGAGAAGCCtgatg ggGGCAGGTTCAAGAAGGAGGTGCTGGTGGACGGACAGAGTCATCTGTTGCTGATCCGGGAGGAGGCCGGGCCGCCTGATGCACAG TTCAGCAGCTGGGTCGACGCCGTGATCCTGGTCTTCAGTCTGGAGAACGAGGCCAGTTTCCAGGATCTGTACCAGCTCTACAGCCAGCTCAGCACCTTCCGCACAGACATCCCGCTCATAGTGGTCGGAACCCAAG ATAAGATCAGCAGCACCAACCCCCGTGTGATCGAGGATCAGCGAGCCAGACAGTTGTGCGTGGACGTGCGCCACTCGCTGTTTTACGAGACCTGCGCCACCTACGGGTTCAACGTGGACCGAGTGTTTTCAGAGG CCGCTCAGAAGATTGTGGCTCAGAAGAAGCAGGCGGCGCTCCAGGCCTGCAAGTCGCTTCCAAACTCCCCCAGTCACTCGGGAGGATCCACGCCTGGATCAGCGTCGCTGCCGGGACAG aCCTGTAACGGCCCCAGTAGTGGTGGCTACGCCTactccctcccctccacccccGTGGTGGGTCACAGAGAGCTGCGGGTGGcacagggagaggggggaggcagCATCAACTCACGTGCGCTGAGGAGCATCCCGAGACGGCCCTCCCTCTTCAAG AACCGGGACTCGGATAAGAAAGCTGGAGACCTGAGGGGCGTTCCCATCAAACAG AGCATCCTGTGGAAGAGGAGTGGAAGCTCTCTGAACAAGGAGTGGAAGAAGAAATACGTCACCCTGTCCAACAATGGCACTCTGTCGTACCACTCCAGCTCCAGT gattACACGCAGAATATTCACGGGAAAGACATCGACCTGCTTCGTGTGACGGTTAAAGTTCCCGGGAAACGTCCTCCGAGAGCGGTGGCTCCCGCGGCGCCCTCACCTGCAGCCCCCGGCCCCCTACCTCGAGTTAACGGGCTGAGCAAAGAGCTGACGGCCGCTGACGGCACCAGCACAG TCCCTCAGCTGTGTCCGTCCACCCTGTCCGTGGTGGACGATCGCTCCGGCGGTTTGTCGCCtcaaggtggagagagaggtCTTCAGCGCTGCTCGTCCTCGTTGTCCACCAAAGCACAAAGTGTTG ACGCCCTCGAAGGGACGGCCGGTCCTTTTGCTGGAAAAGACGCAGGTCAGTCGTCTCCCATGAGCGACAGGAAGAagaacaggaggaagaagagcatgAATCAGAAAGGAGACGCAGCCGTGGGACAGGCTGAAG CCAAACGTAAAATGTGGAAGTTAAAGAGCTTTGGTAGCTTGAGAAACATTAATAAGACAG ACGAGGAGAACGCAGACTTCATCGTGGTGTCGTTCACGGGGCAGACGTGGCACTTTGAGGCCCAGAGTCTGGAGGACAGGGACTCGTGGGTGTCGGCTATCGAGAGCCAGATTCTGGCCAGTCTGCAGTCGTGCGAGAGCGGAAGGAACAAG GCTCGTCGGAGCAGTCAGAGCGAGGCCGTAGCGCTTCAGGCCATCCGCAACGCCAAGGGCAACGGCCTGTGTGTGGACTGTGAAGCTCCCA ATCCCACCTGGGCCAGTCTCAACCTGGGCGCGCTGATCTGCATCGAGTGCTCGGGGATCCATCGAAACCTGGGGACTCACCTGTCCCGCGTCCGCTCGCTGGACCTGGACGACTGGCCCGGAgagctcacacaggtcctggccGCCATCGGCAACCACATGGCCAACAGCATTTGGGAGAGCTGCACGCAGGGCAGAACCAAACCCACGCCGAGCGCCACGCG TGAGGAAAGAGAGTCGTGGATCCGTGCGAAGTACGAGCAGCGGGCGTTTGTGGCTCCTCTTCAGCCGACCTCGGGGACCCAGCCGCCCGACGACGGGCCGCCGGTGTGGCTCCTGTCTGCGGTGACGGAGAGGGACCTGCCcaggctgctgctcctcctcgcCCACAGCACCAAGGAATGGATCAACGCTCAGCCGgccggctccacctcaccgcctCGCACGGCCCTGCACGCTGCCTGTCACCTGGGAGACGTCGTCATGACTCAGCTGCTCGTCTGG TACGGAATCGACGTGAAAGCGAAGGACAACCAGGGCCAGACGGCCATGATGATGGCCAGAAAAAACGGGAGCAAAGGCTGCATGGATATTTTGCACCAGCACGGCTGTCCGAGCGAGACGTCCCCCACCACTGCCACGCCCGTCCTCTCCCGCCGCTCCAGCACTGCCAGCCTGGGCCGAACCAGCTCCAGGAAACGGGTGTCGTAG
- the agap2 gene encoding arf-GAP with GTPase, ANK repeat and PH domain-containing protein 2 isoform X5 gives MNSNSKSVNSTAIKLEIKRHESLQSAIIRLSKQFERVEDQQLRSGLKVYLHSIQVNIANSQEWTLSRSIPELRLGILGSLKSGKSALVNKYITGSYAALEKPDGGRFKKEVLVDGQSHLLLIREEAGPPDAQFSSWVDAVILVFSLENEASFQDLYQLYSQLSTFRTDIPLIVVGTQDKISSTNPRVIEDQRARQLCVDVRHSLFYETCATYGFNVDRVFSEAAQKIVAQKKQAALQACKSLPNSPSHSGGSTPGSASLPGQTCNGPSSGGYAYSLPSTPVVGHRELRVAQGEGGGSINSRALRSIPRRPSLFKNRDSDKKAGDLRGVPIKQSILWKRSGSSLNKEWKKKYVTLSNNGTLSYHSSSSDYTQNIHGKDIDLLRVTVKVPGKRPPRAVAPAAPSPAAPGPLPRVNGLSKELTAADGTSTVPQLCPSTLSVVDDRSGGLSPQGGERGLQRCSSSLSTKAQSVDALEGTAGPFAGKDAGQSSPMSDRKKNRRKKSMNQKGDAAVGQAEDEENADFIVVSFTGQTWHFEAQSLEDRDSWVSAIESQILASLQSCESGRNKARRSSQSEAVALQAIRNAKGNGLCVDCEAPNPTWASLNLGALICIECSGIHRNLGTHLSRVRSLDLDDWPGELTQVLAAIGNHMANSIWESCTQGRTKPTPSATREERESWIRAKYEQRAFVAPLQPTSGTQPPDDGPPVWLLSAVTERDLPRLLLLLAHSTKEWINAQPAGSTSPPRTALHAACHLGDVVMTQLLVWYGIDVKAKDNQGQTAMMMARKNGSKGCMDILHQHGCPSETSPTTATPVLSRRSSTASLGRTSSRKRVS, from the exons ATGAACAGCAACAGTAAATCTGTGAACTCCACTGCCATAAAGTTAGAGATCAAGAGGCATGAATCCCTGCAGAGCGCCATCATCAGACTCTCCAAGCAGTTTGAAAGGGTCGAGGATCAGCAGCTGCGCTCGGGCCTCAAAGTTTACCTCCACAGTATCCAAG TGAACATCGCCAACAGCCAAGAGTGGACGCTGAGCAGATCCATCCCCGAGCTGAGGCTG GGCATTCTGGGAAGTCTGAAAAGCGGAAAGTCAGCGCTGGTGAACAAATACATCACAGGCAGTTATGCTGCGCTGGAGAAGCCtgatg ggGGCAGGTTCAAGAAGGAGGTGCTGGTGGACGGACAGAGTCATCTGTTGCTGATCCGGGAGGAGGCCGGGCCGCCTGATGCACAG TTCAGCAGCTGGGTCGACGCCGTGATCCTGGTCTTCAGTCTGGAGAACGAGGCCAGTTTCCAGGATCTGTACCAGCTCTACAGCCAGCTCAGCACCTTCCGCACAGACATCCCGCTCATAGTGGTCGGAACCCAAG ATAAGATCAGCAGCACCAACCCCCGTGTGATCGAGGATCAGCGAGCCAGACAGTTGTGCGTGGACGTGCGCCACTCGCTGTTTTACGAGACCTGCGCCACCTACGGGTTCAACGTGGACCGAGTGTTTTCAGAGG CCGCTCAGAAGATTGTGGCTCAGAAGAAGCAGGCGGCGCTCCAGGCCTGCAAGTCGCTTCCAAACTCCCCCAGTCACTCGGGAGGATCCACGCCTGGATCAGCGTCGCTGCCGGGACAG aCCTGTAACGGCCCCAGTAGTGGTGGCTACGCCTactccctcccctccacccccGTGGTGGGTCACAGAGAGCTGCGGGTGGcacagggagaggggggaggcagCATCAACTCACGTGCGCTGAGGAGCATCCCGAGACGGCCCTCCCTCTTCAAG AACCGGGACTCGGATAAGAAAGCTGGAGACCTGAGGGGCGTTCCCATCAAACAG AGCATCCTGTGGAAGAGGAGTGGAAGCTCTCTGAACAAGGAGTGGAAGAAGAAATACGTCACCCTGTCCAACAATGGCACTCTGTCGTACCACTCCAGCTCCAGT gattACACGCAGAATATTCACGGGAAAGACATCGACCTGCTTCGTGTGACGGTTAAAGTTCCCGGGAAACGTCCTCCGAGAGCGGTGGCTCCCGCGGCGCCCTCACCTGCAGCCCCCGGCCCCCTACCTCGAGTTAACGGGCTGAGCAAAGAGCTGACGGCCGCTGACGGCACCAGCACAG TCCCTCAGCTGTGTCCGTCCACCCTGTCCGTGGTGGACGATCGCTCCGGCGGTTTGTCGCCtcaaggtggagagagaggtCTTCAGCGCTGCTCGTCCTCGTTGTCCACCAAAGCACAAAGTGTTG ACGCCCTCGAAGGGACGGCCGGTCCTTTTGCTGGAAAAGACGCAGGTCAGTCGTCTCCCATGAGCGACAGGAAGAagaacaggaggaagaagagcatgAATCAGAAAGGAGACGCAGCCGTGGGACAGGCTGAAG ACGAGGAGAACGCAGACTTCATCGTGGTGTCGTTCACGGGGCAGACGTGGCACTTTGAGGCCCAGAGTCTGGAGGACAGGGACTCGTGGGTGTCGGCTATCGAGAGCCAGATTCTGGCCAGTCTGCAGTCGTGCGAGAGCGGAAGGAACAAG GCTCGTCGGAGCAGTCAGAGCGAGGCCGTAGCGCTTCAGGCCATCCGCAACGCCAAGGGCAACGGCCTGTGTGTGGACTGTGAAGCTCCCA ATCCCACCTGGGCCAGTCTCAACCTGGGCGCGCTGATCTGCATCGAGTGCTCGGGGATCCATCGAAACCTGGGGACTCACCTGTCCCGCGTCCGCTCGCTGGACCTGGACGACTGGCCCGGAgagctcacacaggtcctggccGCCATCGGCAACCACATGGCCAACAGCATTTGGGAGAGCTGCACGCAGGGCAGAACCAAACCCACGCCGAGCGCCACGCG TGAGGAAAGAGAGTCGTGGATCCGTGCGAAGTACGAGCAGCGGGCGTTTGTGGCTCCTCTTCAGCCGACCTCGGGGACCCAGCCGCCCGACGACGGGCCGCCGGTGTGGCTCCTGTCTGCGGTGACGGAGAGGGACCTGCCcaggctgctgctcctcctcgcCCACAGCACCAAGGAATGGATCAACGCTCAGCCGgccggctccacctcaccgcctCGCACGGCCCTGCACGCTGCCTGTCACCTGGGAGACGTCGTCATGACTCAGCTGCTCGTCTGG TACGGAATCGACGTGAAAGCGAAGGACAACCAGGGCCAGACGGCCATGATGATGGCCAGAAAAAACGGGAGCAAAGGCTGCATGGATATTTTGCACCAGCACGGCTGTCCGAGCGAGACGTCCCCCACCACTGCCACGCCCGTCCTCTCCCGCCGCTCCAGCACTGCCAGCCTGGGCCGAACCAGCTCCAGGAAACGGGTGTCGTAG
- the agap2 gene encoding arf-GAP with GTPase, ANK repeat and PH domain-containing protein 2 isoform X6, translating into MNSNSKSVNSTAIKLEIKRHESLQSAIIRLSKQFERVEDQQLRSGLKVYLHSIQVNIANSQEWTLSRSIPELRLGILGSLKSGKSALVNKYITGSYAALEKPDGGRFKKEVLVDGQSHLLLIREEAGPPDAQFSSWVDAVILVFSLENEASFQDLYQLYSQLSTFRTDIPLIVVGTQDKISSTNPRVIEDQRARQLCVDVRHSLFYETCATYGFNVDRVFSEAAQKIVAQKKQAALQACKSLPNSPSHSGGSTPGSASLPGQNRDSDKKAGDLRGVPIKQSILWKRSGSSLNKEWKKKYVTLSNNGTLSYHSSSSDYTQNIHGKDIDLLRVTVKVPGKRPPRAVAPAAPSPAAPGPLPRVNGLSKELTAADGTSTVPQLCPSTLSVVDDRSGGLSPQGGERGLQRCSSSLSTKAQSVDALEGTAGPFAGKDAGQSSPMSDRKKNRRKKSMNQKGDAAVGQAEDEENADFIVVSFTGQTWHFEAQSLEDRDSWVSAIESQILASLQSCESGRNKARRSSQSEAVALQAIRNAKGNGLCVDCEAPNPTWASLNLGALICIECSGIHRNLGTHLSRVRSLDLDDWPGELTQVLAAIGNHMANSIWESCTQGRTKPTPSATREERESWIRAKYEQRAFVAPLQPTSGTQPPDDGPPVWLLSAVTERDLPRLLLLLAHSTKEWINAQPAGSTSPPRTALHAACHLGDVVMTQLLVWYGIDVKAKDNQGQTAMMMARKNGSKGCMDILHQHGCPSETSPTTATPVLSRRSSTASLGRTSSRKRVS; encoded by the exons ATGAACAGCAACAGTAAATCTGTGAACTCCACTGCCATAAAGTTAGAGATCAAGAGGCATGAATCCCTGCAGAGCGCCATCATCAGACTCTCCAAGCAGTTTGAAAGGGTCGAGGATCAGCAGCTGCGCTCGGGCCTCAAAGTTTACCTCCACAGTATCCAAG TGAACATCGCCAACAGCCAAGAGTGGACGCTGAGCAGATCCATCCCCGAGCTGAGGCTG GGCATTCTGGGAAGTCTGAAAAGCGGAAAGTCAGCGCTGGTGAACAAATACATCACAGGCAGTTATGCTGCGCTGGAGAAGCCtgatg ggGGCAGGTTCAAGAAGGAGGTGCTGGTGGACGGACAGAGTCATCTGTTGCTGATCCGGGAGGAGGCCGGGCCGCCTGATGCACAG TTCAGCAGCTGGGTCGACGCCGTGATCCTGGTCTTCAGTCTGGAGAACGAGGCCAGTTTCCAGGATCTGTACCAGCTCTACAGCCAGCTCAGCACCTTCCGCACAGACATCCCGCTCATAGTGGTCGGAACCCAAG ATAAGATCAGCAGCACCAACCCCCGTGTGATCGAGGATCAGCGAGCCAGACAGTTGTGCGTGGACGTGCGCCACTCGCTGTTTTACGAGACCTGCGCCACCTACGGGTTCAACGTGGACCGAGTGTTTTCAGAGG CCGCTCAGAAGATTGTGGCTCAGAAGAAGCAGGCGGCGCTCCAGGCCTGCAAGTCGCTTCCAAACTCCCCCAGTCACTCGGGAGGATCCACGCCTGGATCAGCGTCGCTGCCGGGACAG AACCGGGACTCGGATAAGAAAGCTGGAGACCTGAGGGGCGTTCCCATCAAACAG AGCATCCTGTGGAAGAGGAGTGGAAGCTCTCTGAACAAGGAGTGGAAGAAGAAATACGTCACCCTGTCCAACAATGGCACTCTGTCGTACCACTCCAGCTCCAGT gattACACGCAGAATATTCACGGGAAAGACATCGACCTGCTTCGTGTGACGGTTAAAGTTCCCGGGAAACGTCCTCCGAGAGCGGTGGCTCCCGCGGCGCCCTCACCTGCAGCCCCCGGCCCCCTACCTCGAGTTAACGGGCTGAGCAAAGAGCTGACGGCCGCTGACGGCACCAGCACAG TCCCTCAGCTGTGTCCGTCCACCCTGTCCGTGGTGGACGATCGCTCCGGCGGTTTGTCGCCtcaaggtggagagagaggtCTTCAGCGCTGCTCGTCCTCGTTGTCCACCAAAGCACAAAGTGTTG ACGCCCTCGAAGGGACGGCCGGTCCTTTTGCTGGAAAAGACGCAGGTCAGTCGTCTCCCATGAGCGACAGGAAGAagaacaggaggaagaagagcatgAATCAGAAAGGAGACGCAGCCGTGGGACAGGCTGAAG ACGAGGAGAACGCAGACTTCATCGTGGTGTCGTTCACGGGGCAGACGTGGCACTTTGAGGCCCAGAGTCTGGAGGACAGGGACTCGTGGGTGTCGGCTATCGAGAGCCAGATTCTGGCCAGTCTGCAGTCGTGCGAGAGCGGAAGGAACAAG GCTCGTCGGAGCAGTCAGAGCGAGGCCGTAGCGCTTCAGGCCATCCGCAACGCCAAGGGCAACGGCCTGTGTGTGGACTGTGAAGCTCCCA ATCCCACCTGGGCCAGTCTCAACCTGGGCGCGCTGATCTGCATCGAGTGCTCGGGGATCCATCGAAACCTGGGGACTCACCTGTCCCGCGTCCGCTCGCTGGACCTGGACGACTGGCCCGGAgagctcacacaggtcctggccGCCATCGGCAACCACATGGCCAACAGCATTTGGGAGAGCTGCACGCAGGGCAGAACCAAACCCACGCCGAGCGCCACGCG TGAGGAAAGAGAGTCGTGGATCCGTGCGAAGTACGAGCAGCGGGCGTTTGTGGCTCCTCTTCAGCCGACCTCGGGGACCCAGCCGCCCGACGACGGGCCGCCGGTGTGGCTCCTGTCTGCGGTGACGGAGAGGGACCTGCCcaggctgctgctcctcctcgcCCACAGCACCAAGGAATGGATCAACGCTCAGCCGgccggctccacctcaccgcctCGCACGGCCCTGCACGCTGCCTGTCACCTGGGAGACGTCGTCATGACTCAGCTGCTCGTCTGG TACGGAATCGACGTGAAAGCGAAGGACAACCAGGGCCAGACGGCCATGATGATGGCCAGAAAAAACGGGAGCAAAGGCTGCATGGATATTTTGCACCAGCACGGCTGTCCGAGCGAGACGTCCCCCACCACTGCCACGCCCGTCCTCTCCCGCCGCTCCAGCACTGCCAGCCTGGGCCGAACCAGCTCCAGGAAACGGGTGTCGTAG
- the agap2 gene encoding arf-GAP with GTPase, ANK repeat and PH domain-containing protein 2 isoform X1 yields the protein MSGALQQRTTYLISLTLVKVEAVEENGGEAKNSTQGKEVEAGSGEEAGVRGEAEGGAPAQAENGAGVISGQAQRAEDAAGVKGVEDGERKPLSPLKDETLSAVDVPGKGGEKPPYNLSIPLPAESAAPHNTKSAEVDFRVETTLPTPEAKQCRSPSVTTTPPTEVYVEPSRTPTRTSLPIRPAGQRPVSLLKSHSSVATRGRESRDGRERSPTSAQSLDRKDCRMLMRSPGPCRASWAEASRPEEWRDLRDEAHAGIPLEVGGGMAAVMRDMPRKDRLKAGSTSLPAPANQASKPTRKGKSRTLDNSDLNSLSEDLGLAQQTQQGHRGSAKDRKMLKFISGIFTKSSSGTVGSSSIAPPVYIQRDSSEEEVNIANSQEWTLSRSIPELRLGILGSLKSGKSALVNKYITGSYAALEKPDGGRFKKEVLVDGQSHLLLIREEAGPPDAQFSSWVDAVILVFSLENEASFQDLYQLYSQLSTFRTDIPLIVVGTQDKISSTNPRVIEDQRARQLCVDVRHSLFYETCATYGFNVDRVFSEAAQKIVAQKKQAALQACKSLPNSPSHSGGSTPGSASLPGQTCNGPSSGGYAYSLPSTPVVGHRELRVAQGEGGGSINSRALRSIPRRPSLFKNRDSDKKAGDLRGVPIKQSILWKRSGSSLNKEWKKKYVTLSNNGTLSYHSSSSDYTQNIHGKDIDLLRVTVKVPGKRPPRAVAPAAPSPAAPGPLPRVNGLSKELTAADGTSTVPQLCPSTLSVVDDRSGGLSPQGGERGLQRCSSSLSTKAQSVDALEGTAGPFAGKDAGQSSPMSDRKKNRRKKSMNQKGDAAVGQAEAKRKMWKLKSFGSLRNINKTDEENADFIVVSFTGQTWHFEAQSLEDRDSWVSAIESQILASLQSCESGRNKARRSSQSEAVALQAIRNAKGNGLCVDCEAPNPTWASLNLGALICIECSGIHRNLGTHLSRVRSLDLDDWPGELTQVLAAIGNHMANSIWESCTQGRTKPTPSATREERESWIRAKYEQRAFVAPLQPTSGTQPPDDGPPVWLLSAVTERDLPRLLLLLAHSTKEWINAQPAGSTSPPRTALHAACHLGDVVMTQLLVWYGIDVKAKDNQGQTAMMMARKNGSKGCMDILHQHGCPSETSPTTATPVLSRRSSTASLGRTSSRKRVS from the exons ATGAGCGGCGCCCTGCAGCAACGCACCACCTACCTCATCTCCCTCACCCTGGTCAAGGTAGAGGCCGTGGAGGAGAATGGAGGAGAGGCCAAGAACAGCACCCAGGGGAAGGAGGTGGAGGCCGGGTCAGGAGAGGAGGCCGGGGTGAGAGGGGAGGCTGAAGGTGGAGCCCCGGCACAGGCTGAGAACGGAGCTGGAGTGATTTCAGGACAAGCACAAAGAGCTGAGGATGCTGCTGGTGTGAAGGGTGTTGAGGACGGAGAGAGAAAACCCCTCAGCCCTTTGAAAGATGAGACACTGTCCGCTGTGGACGTCCCGGGTAAAGGAGGTGAGAAGCCTCCGTACAACCTCTCCATCCCCTTACCTGCTGAGAGCGCAGCACCTCACAACACCAAGTCTGCAGAGGTAGACTTCAGAGTTGAGACAACACTTCCCACACCAGAGGCAAAGCAATGCCGGTCTCCATCCGTCACCACAACACCACCAACGGAGGTGTATGTGGAGCCCAGCCGCACCCCGACCAGGACCAGCCTCCCTATCCGTCCAGCGGGACAGCGTCCTGTCAGTCTGCTGAAGTCTCACAGCAGCGTGGCCACCCGAGGCCGTGAGTCCAGGGACGGCAGAGAGCGCAGCCCCACTTCGGCCCAGAGCCTCGACCGCAAGGACTGCCGCATGCTGATGCGTTCTCCGGGCCCGTGCAGGGCGTCCTGGGCCGAGGCGAGCAGGCCGGAAGAATGGAGGGACCTGCGGGACGAAGCTCATGCTGgaatacctttagaggtgggagGTGGCATGGCTGCGGTGATGAGAGACATGCCCAGGAAGGACAGACTGAAGGCCGGCTCCACCTCTCTACCTGCACCGGCCAACCAGGCCTCCAAACCAACGCGCAAAGGTAAAAGCCGCACGTTGGACAACAGCGACCTGAACAGCCTCTCTGAAGACCTGGGTCTGGCCCAGCAGACGCAGCAGGGCCACCGAGGCTCCGCCAAAGACAGGAAGATGCTCAAGTTCATCAGCGGCATTTTCACCAAGAGCAGCTCCGGGACGGTGGGGTCCTCCTCCATAGCGCCCCCTGTCTATATACAGAGAGACTCCAGTGAGGAGGAAG TGAACATCGCCAACAGCCAAGAGTGGACGCTGAGCAGATCCATCCCCGAGCTGAGGCTG GGCATTCTGGGAAGTCTGAAAAGCGGAAAGTCAGCGCTGGTGAACAAATACATCACAGGCAGTTATGCTGCGCTGGAGAAGCCtgatg ggGGCAGGTTCAAGAAGGAGGTGCTGGTGGACGGACAGAGTCATCTGTTGCTGATCCGGGAGGAGGCCGGGCCGCCTGATGCACAG TTCAGCAGCTGGGTCGACGCCGTGATCCTGGTCTTCAGTCTGGAGAACGAGGCCAGTTTCCAGGATCTGTACCAGCTCTACAGCCAGCTCAGCACCTTCCGCACAGACATCCCGCTCATAGTGGTCGGAACCCAAG ATAAGATCAGCAGCACCAACCCCCGTGTGATCGAGGATCAGCGAGCCAGACAGTTGTGCGTGGACGTGCGCCACTCGCTGTTTTACGAGACCTGCGCCACCTACGGGTTCAACGTGGACCGAGTGTTTTCAGAGG CCGCTCAGAAGATTGTGGCTCAGAAGAAGCAGGCGGCGCTCCAGGCCTGCAAGTCGCTTCCAAACTCCCCCAGTCACTCGGGAGGATCCACGCCTGGATCAGCGTCGCTGCCGGGACAG aCCTGTAACGGCCCCAGTAGTGGTGGCTACGCCTactccctcccctccacccccGTGGTGGGTCACAGAGAGCTGCGGGTGGcacagggagaggggggaggcagCATCAACTCACGTGCGCTGAGGAGCATCCCGAGACGGCCCTCCCTCTTCAAG AACCGGGACTCGGATAAGAAAGCTGGAGACCTGAGGGGCGTTCCCATCAAACAG AGCATCCTGTGGAAGAGGAGTGGAAGCTCTCTGAACAAGGAGTGGAAGAAGAAATACGTCACCCTGTCCAACAATGGCACTCTGTCGTACCACTCCAGCTCCAGT gattACACGCAGAATATTCACGGGAAAGACATCGACCTGCTTCGTGTGACGGTTAAAGTTCCCGGGAAACGTCCTCCGAGAGCGGTGGCTCCCGCGGCGCCCTCACCTGCAGCCCCCGGCCCCCTACCTCGAGTTAACGGGCTGAGCAAAGAGCTGACGGCCGCTGACGGCACCAGCACAG TCCCTCAGCTGTGTCCGTCCACCCTGTCCGTGGTGGACGATCGCTCCGGCGGTTTGTCGCCtcaaggtggagagagaggtCTTCAGCGCTGCTCGTCCTCGTTGTCCACCAAAGCACAAAGTGTTG ACGCCCTCGAAGGGACGGCCGGTCCTTTTGCTGGAAAAGACGCAGGTCAGTCGTCTCCCATGAGCGACAGGAAGAagaacaggaggaagaagagcatgAATCAGAAAGGAGACGCAGCCGTGGGACAGGCTGAAG CCAAACGTAAAATGTGGAAGTTAAAGAGCTTTGGTAGCTTGAGAAACATTAATAAGACAG ACGAGGAGAACGCAGACTTCATCGTGGTGTCGTTCACGGGGCAGACGTGGCACTTTGAGGCCCAGAGTCTGGAGGACAGGGACTCGTGGGTGTCGGCTATCGAGAGCCAGATTCTGGCCAGTCTGCAGTCGTGCGAGAGCGGAAGGAACAAG GCTCGTCGGAGCAGTCAGAGCGAGGCCGTAGCGCTTCAGGCCATCCGCAACGCCAAGGGCAACGGCCTGTGTGTGGACTGTGAAGCTCCCA ATCCCACCTGGGCCAGTCTCAACCTGGGCGCGCTGATCTGCATCGAGTGCTCGGGGATCCATCGAAACCTGGGGACTCACCTGTCCCGCGTCCGCTCGCTGGACCTGGACGACTGGCCCGGAgagctcacacaggtcctggccGCCATCGGCAACCACATGGCCAACAGCATTTGGGAGAGCTGCACGCAGGGCAGAACCAAACCCACGCCGAGCGCCACGCG TGAGGAAAGAGAGTCGTGGATCCGTGCGAAGTACGAGCAGCGGGCGTTTGTGGCTCCTCTTCAGCCGACCTCGGGGACCCAGCCGCCCGACGACGGGCCGCCGGTGTGGCTCCTGTCTGCGGTGACGGAGAGGGACCTGCCcaggctgctgctcctcctcgcCCACAGCACCAAGGAATGGATCAACGCTCAGCCGgccggctccacctcaccgcctCGCACGGCCCTGCACGCTGCCTGTCACCTGGGAGACGTCGTCATGACTCAGCTGCTCGTCTGG TACGGAATCGACGTGAAAGCGAAGGACAACCAGGGCCAGACGGCCATGATGATGGCCAGAAAAAACGGGAGCAAAGGCTGCATGGATATTTTGCACCAGCACGGCTGTCCGAGCGAGACGTCCCCCACCACTGCCACGCCCGTCCTCTCCCGCCGCTCCAGCACTGCCAGCCTGGGCCGAACCAGCTCCAGGAAACGGGTGTCGTAG